A stretch of Mycobacterium sp. ITM-2016-00316 DNA encodes these proteins:
- a CDS encoding response regulator transcription factor — MADTDAQLRILVYSSNYRTRDQVRSALGRRIHPDLPELSYLDVATAPVVVEQVAAGGFDLLILDGEAAPAGGLGLAKQLKDEVEVCPPILVLTGRADDAWLASWSRAEAVVSHPIDPIRLGEAVAHLLRNSA; from the coding sequence GTGGCCGACACCGATGCCCAGCTCCGGATCCTGGTCTACAGCTCCAACTACCGCACCCGAGATCAGGTGCGCTCGGCACTTGGCCGGCGCATCCACCCCGATCTGCCCGAGCTGAGCTACCTCGATGTCGCGACCGCTCCGGTCGTCGTCGAACAGGTCGCCGCCGGCGGGTTCGATCTGCTCATTCTGGACGGCGAAGCCGCCCCGGCCGGCGGGCTGGGACTGGCCAAACAACTCAAGGACGAGGTCGAGGTCTGCCCGCCGATCCTGGTACTCACCGGACGGGCCGACGACGCCTGGCTGGCCTCCTGGTCACGCGCCGAAGCGGTGGTGTCCCATCCGATCGACCCAATCCGCCTCGGTGAGGCCGTCGCGCATCTACTGCGCAACTCCGCTTGA
- a CDS encoding YceI family protein: protein MDPLDWIGTWRLDPTRTELAFHSPTFWGFAHVKGVFTDTEGTAEAVADGNVTGRLTIAAASVNTGIGRRDTHLRSADFFDVERFPLIEVTVESAEVTGASWVTLSIVVRVKGREQELDLPVHVRDAAGGEVQLQTTTTLNRQTFGVDGNLLGMMGDAVTIEAAAVFVKQS, encoded by the coding sequence ATGGACCCGCTGGACTGGATAGGTACCTGGCGGCTGGATCCCACGCGAACGGAGCTGGCCTTCCACAGCCCGACGTTCTGGGGTTTCGCCCACGTCAAAGGCGTGTTCACCGATACCGAAGGGACCGCCGAGGCGGTCGCGGACGGCAATGTCACCGGCCGTCTCACCATTGCCGCGGCATCGGTGAACACCGGCATCGGCCGCCGTGACACGCACCTGCGCTCCGCGGACTTCTTCGATGTCGAGCGCTTCCCGCTGATCGAGGTGACCGTGGAGTCCGCGGAGGTCACCGGAGCTTCCTGGGTCACCCTGAGCATCGTGGTCCGGGTCAAGGGCCGCGAACAGGAACTCGATCTCCCGGTGCACGTCCGCGACGCCGCCGGCGGCGAGGTCCAATTGCAGACCACCACGACGCTCAATCGCCAGACGTTCGGGGTCGACGGCAACCTGCTCGGGATGATGGGCGACGCTGTCACCATCGAAGCCGCCGCGGTTTTCGTCAAGCAGTCGTAG
- a CDS encoding nuclear transport factor 2 family protein, translating into MTVEVANRLFDAIERGAYADIEALWGDDVAVWHSGDPADNDRELALKVIRWFLRITTTHRYEILDRQFFDGGFVQQHILHADATHGASVKLRVCIVIKVGADGRITRIDEYFDPADMAPLLTS; encoded by the coding sequence ATGACCGTTGAGGTGGCGAACCGCTTGTTCGACGCGATCGAACGCGGCGCCTACGCCGATATCGAGGCGCTGTGGGGCGACGACGTCGCGGTGTGGCACAGCGGCGATCCGGCCGACAATGACCGCGAGCTGGCGCTGAAGGTGATCCGCTGGTTCCTCCGGATCACCACGACACACCGCTACGAGATCCTCGATCGACAGTTCTTCGACGGCGGGTTCGTCCAGCAGCACATCCTGCACGCCGACGCCACCCATGGTGCTTCCGTCAAATTGCGGGTATGCATCGTGATCAAGGTGGGAGCCGACGGCCGCATCACCAGGATCGACGAGTACTTCGACCCGGCCGATATGGCTCCCCTGCTGACGAGCTGA
- a CDS encoding class I SAM-dependent methyltransferase — protein sequence MRERFDTAYETHTAPWVIGEPQPTVVALERTRLLRSPVLDIGCGLGEHTILLTRLGYDVVGIDFAPHAIEQARANATARGVDARFEIGDAFDLEAAAPYETVLDSALFHIFDDADRARYVESLRRVCRPGGYLHVLALSDAGRGFGPQVSEQVIRSAFAEGWQVEALETTTYRGVVGQAHAELLGLPAGTVVDEPAWLARVARV from the coding sequence ATGAGGGAACGCTTCGATACCGCTTATGAAACACACACTGCGCCTTGGGTGATCGGTGAACCACAACCTACGGTGGTCGCCCTGGAAAGAACGCGTCTGCTGCGCAGTCCGGTCCTCGACATCGGATGCGGTCTGGGGGAGCACACCATCCTGCTGACCCGGTTGGGTTATGACGTGGTCGGCATCGACTTCGCGCCGCATGCCATCGAGCAGGCCCGTGCGAACGCGACCGCCCGCGGGGTGGATGCACGCTTCGAGATCGGCGACGCCTTCGATCTGGAAGCGGCGGCGCCGTACGAGACGGTCTTGGACAGCGCGCTGTTCCACATCTTCGACGATGCCGACCGGGCGCGCTACGTCGAGAGCTTGCGCCGCGTCTGCCGGCCCGGGGGATACCTCCATGTGCTGGCGCTGTCCGACGCCGGTCGCGGGTTCGGTCCGCAGGTCAGCGAGCAGGTGATCCGGTCGGCGTTCGCCGAGGGCTGGCAGGTGGAGGCGTTGGAGACCACGACCTACCGCGGCGTGGTGGGGCAGGCGCACGCCGAATTGCTCGGGCTGCCGGCAGGCACGGTGGTCGACGAGCCGGCCTGGCTGGCGCGGGTGGCTCGGGTGTGA
- a CDS encoding DUF6285 domain-containing protein, which translates to MTDLHYKPTAAELVAAVAEFLEGEVRAETTGAVNFHARVAANVLRTVERELLDDTGDQPRAALAALGFDDESALAAAIRTGGFDGRDDEVFPALRALVAHRLRVAHPGYEEA; encoded by the coding sequence GTGACGGACCTGCATTACAAGCCGACCGCCGCCGAACTCGTCGCCGCCGTCGCCGAATTCCTCGAGGGCGAGGTCCGCGCCGAGACAACCGGAGCGGTGAACTTCCACGCCCGGGTCGCGGCGAATGTGCTGCGCACCGTGGAACGCGAGCTGCTCGACGACACCGGCGATCAGCCGCGGGCCGCGCTTGCGGCGCTGGGCTTCGACGACGAGTCCGCGCTGGCCGCCGCCATCCGCACCGGCGGCTTCGATGGGCGCGATGACGAGGTGTTTCCCGCCTTGCGCGCGCTGGTGGCGCACCGGCTGCGGGTCGCACACCCCGGCTATGAGGAGGCGTGA
- a CDS encoding phosphotransferase family protein, whose protein sequence is MTDPAALAGVLAPAFGEVTVADLRVLTGGASRATWAFDAHTAAGVRALILRTGPPDDVHASMELEAAALRRAATTGAPVPEVIAADNSPAALGNPYLICDFIGGETIVRKIQRTLDDATRARLLRQCAEALAAIHRADPAGIGLPTSDPLAEWRHQLDEMGDTTATFEWAFRWLELHRPQPTPSVLVHGDFRMGNLIVDDTGLAAVLDWELTHIGEALDDLAWFCIRAWRFGAPASLGAGGLGSVEDFVTAYERAGGLPVDRAALRWWLVAATLRWGVICRYQYERHRSGLTRSVELAAIGRRVCETEYDLLDLLEAS, encoded by the coding sequence GTGACCGATCCCGCCGCCCTCGCCGGCGTTCTGGCGCCCGCGTTCGGCGAGGTCACGGTCGCCGATCTGCGGGTGCTCACCGGCGGAGCCAGCCGTGCCACCTGGGCCTTCGATGCGCACACGGCGGCGGGCGTACGCGCCCTGATCCTGCGCACCGGTCCACCCGATGACGTGCACGCCAGCATGGAGTTGGAGGCTGCCGCCCTGCGCCGTGCCGCCACCACCGGGGCCCCGGTGCCGGAGGTCATCGCCGCCGACAATTCCCCTGCCGCCCTGGGCAATCCGTATCTGATCTGCGATTTCATCGGCGGCGAGACCATCGTCCGCAAGATCCAACGCACCCTCGACGATGCGACGCGGGCTCGCCTGCTCCGCCAGTGCGCCGAAGCGTTGGCCGCGATCCACCGGGCCGACCCGGCGGGTATCGGGCTGCCGACCTCGGACCCGCTGGCGGAGTGGCGCCATCAGCTCGACGAGATGGGTGACACCACAGCCACATTCGAGTGGGCCTTCCGGTGGCTGGAACTGCATCGGCCGCAGCCGACCCCGTCGGTGCTGGTGCACGGCGACTTCCGGATGGGCAACCTGATCGTCGACGACACCGGCCTGGCGGCGGTGCTCGACTGGGAACTGACCCACATCGGCGAGGCCCTCGATGATCTGGCCTGGTTCTGCATCCGGGCCTGGCGCTTCGGCGCGCCGGCATCGCTGGGTGCCGGCGGGCTCGGCAGCGTCGAGGATTTCGTCACCGCCTACGAACGGGCGGGCGGCCTGCCGGTGGACCGCGCCGCGCTGCGCTGGTGGCTGGTCGCGGCCACCCTGCGCTGGGGTGTCATCTGCCGCTACCAGTACGAACGGCACCGCAGTGGGCTGACCCGCTCGGTCGAATTGGCCGCCATCGGACGACGGGTGTGCGAGACCGAGTACGACCTGCTCGACCTGCTGGAGGCCTCGTGA
- a CDS encoding acyl-CoA dehydrogenase family protein → MDFALPEHLPGLLAEMDAFIEAEIKPLERENMQYFDRRREFARTDLDNGGVPTREWEDLLDEMRRRADAAGWLRYGLPEEFGGRGGSNLDMAVIREHLAHKGLGLHNDLQDESSIVGNFPQVIMMSRFGTEAQKKDWVEAMLTGERSMAFGLTEPNHGSDATWMETTAVRDGDDWVINGAKRWNTGVHRATHDLVFARTSGQDGSAVGITAFLVPTDTPGFTVPYYWWTFNMPSDHGEVELKDVRVPADAVLGEVDHGLEVGQTFLHENRIRQAASSLGAAQYCIDRAAQYAGDRIVFGKPLSVNQAVQWPLAELQTEAQMVRLLVYYAAWHLDRDHHMEVSDKVSMANYRANRLVCEAADRAMQIHGGVGYSRHEPFEHIYRHHRRYRITEGAEEIQIRRVAQRMLKFGRK, encoded by the coding sequence GTGGATTTCGCTTTACCCGAGCACCTTCCAGGCCTGCTGGCCGAGATGGACGCCTTCATCGAGGCTGAGATCAAGCCGCTGGAACGCGAGAACATGCAGTACTTCGACCGGCGTCGCGAGTTCGCCCGGACCGACCTGGACAACGGCGGCGTGCCGACCCGCGAATGGGAGGACCTGCTCGACGAGATGCGGCGGCGCGCCGATGCCGCCGGGTGGCTGCGGTACGGGCTGCCGGAGGAGTTCGGCGGTCGAGGCGGATCGAACCTGGACATGGCGGTGATCCGGGAACACCTGGCGCACAAGGGGCTCGGGCTGCACAACGATCTGCAGGACGAATCGTCGATCGTCGGTAACTTCCCGCAGGTCATCATGATGAGCAGGTTCGGCACCGAGGCCCAGAAGAAGGACTGGGTCGAGGCGATGCTCACCGGCGAGCGCTCGATGGCGTTCGGGCTCACCGAACCCAACCACGGCAGCGACGCCACCTGGATGGAGACCACCGCGGTCCGCGACGGCGACGACTGGGTGATCAACGGCGCCAAGCGCTGGAACACCGGCGTGCACCGCGCCACCCATGATCTGGTCTTCGCCCGCACCTCGGGTCAGGACGGCTCCGCGGTGGGGATCACCGCATTCCTGGTGCCCACCGACACCCCGGGGTTCACAGTTCCGTACTACTGGTGGACCTTCAACATGCCCAGCGACCATGGCGAGGTCGAGCTCAAGGACGTCCGGGTGCCCGCCGACGCGGTCCTCGGCGAGGTCGACCACGGACTCGAGGTCGGCCAGACCTTCCTGCACGAGAACAGGATTCGGCAGGCCGCCAGTAGCCTGGGGGCGGCGCAATACTGTATCGACCGGGCCGCACAGTATGCCGGGGACCGGATCGTGTTCGGCAAGCCGTTGTCGGTCAACCAGGCCGTGCAGTGGCCGCTGGCCGAGTTGCAGACCGAGGCCCAGATGGTGCGCCTACTGGTGTACTACGCCGCCTGGCACCTGGATCGCGATCACCACATGGAGGTCTCGGACAAGGTCTCGATGGCCAACTACCGGGCCAACCGGCTGGTGTGTGAGGCCGCCGACCGGGCGATGCAGATCCACGGCGGTGTCGGTTACAGCCGCCATGAACCGTTCGAGCACATCTATCGGCACCACCGCCGGTACCGGATCACCGAGGGCGCCGAAGAGATACAGATCCGCCGGGTCGCGCAGCGCATGCTGAAGTTCGGTCGCAAGTGA